CACAGCAAGTCCAATACCAGCTGCTACGGCTGCCACCAGTACCTGGACGGACCGGGCTTCGGATTCGAGAACTACGACGGCTCCGGCATCTTCAGGGCATCCGAAAACGGACAGGCGATCGACGCCAGCGGCGTCCTGCGCGGCCTGGAGACGTTCACGCCCACCGAGGAGCTGAGCTTCACCGATCTCCCCGATCTCAGCCGGAAAATCGCCGCCAGCCCGACCGCGGCGCAGTGCGCGGCGCGCCAGTACTACCGATTTACCACCGGCAGACGGGAGGCGTCGTCCGACAGCTGCTCCCTGGACAGCTTCCTGCGGAACTATTCGGCCAACGGCTACAACCTGCAGACCATGCTGCTCGGCATCGTCAACGCCCCCGGCTTCACCTCGCGCCGCGCCGATCAATAAGGAGAATGCAATGAGCTATTCGATCAAACGCAGGGATTTCCTGAAACTCGCCGGGGCCACCGGGCTCGGCCTGAGCTTCGCGCGGCTGGCGCTGGGGGCGGGCTCAAGCCCGCGCCGGGTGATCTTCGTCTACACCCCGGATGGCGCCATTCCGGCCCAGTGGCACGCGCAGGGCACCGGTACCGATTTCACGCTGCCGGCCATGACCCAGCCGCTGGAGCGGGTGCGCCAGCATTGCATCTTCCTGAGCGGGTTGAACATGGTCGGTCCCGGCGGTACCCACGAGGGGGGCGTCATCAAGCTGCTGACCGGTACGGGGGGGCAGAACAGCACGCTGGGCGTGTCGCTGGACTACTACCTGGGCCAGGTCTTCAAGACCCAGACGATACGGCCTCATTTGAACTTGAACATCGTTCCGATCTACACCGACAAGCACATCACCTACGACAACAACGGCGTTCCCGTCGTACCCGAAATGAATCCCCTGGCGGCGTTCGACTCGCTGTTCGGCGCCAGCGCCGGCGATAACGCGCGGGCCCAGCGCCGCATCGGCGCCCTGGATCATTCGCTGAGCGAACTGAACGCCCTGCGCACCCGGCTGGGTACGACGGAAAAGGTCAAGCTGGACACCCATCTGGACGCCTTGCGCGAGCTGGAGCAGAAACTGCAGTCGGCGGCGGCCGGAAGTTGCCCTGCCTGGAATTTCAATCCGACCGGCTTTCAGGTGACGCGCACGGCGCTGTGGCAGAACCCGGAGTTCATGGACGCCAGCCGGATGGGGACGATCGCCGATCTGCACACGGACGTGGCGGTGCACGCCCTGGCTTGCGATCTGACCCGCGTCGTCACCCTGAAGTGGAACAACTCGGTGCACGACAACGTGATCAAGGAAGCCGGCAGCCCGATGACCTGCCACGGCGCATCGCACGACGCGGGGCAGGACTTCGTGACCGTCAAGGCCTGGTACATGGAGCGCTTCGCGCGCCTGATCGAACAGTTGCAAGCCACGCCTGA
This portion of the Methylococcus mesophilus genome encodes:
- a CDS encoding DUF1552 domain-containing protein, whose translation is MSYSIKRRDFLKLAGATGLGLSFARLALGAGSSPRRVIFVYTPDGAIPAQWHAQGTGTDFTLPAMTQPLERVRQHCIFLSGLNMVGPGGTHEGGVIKLLTGTGGQNSTLGVSLDYYLGQVFKTQTIRPHLNLNIVPIYTDKHITYDNNGVPVVPEMNPLAAFDSLFGASAGDNARAQRRIGALDHSLSELNALRTRLGTTEKVKLDTHLDALRELEQKLQSAAAGSCPAWNFNPTGFQVTRTALWQNPEFMDASRMGTIADLHTDVAVHALACDLTRVVTLKWNNSVHDNVIKEAGSPMTCHGASHDAGQDFVTVKAWYMERFARLIEQLQATPDGGGTLLDNTLVFHGSCLANGSWHNHDDMPFILAGGAAGGMATGRSLKFSGVPHNKLLVSIARFMGVNINSFGDQDSSPGPLSGLSG